From Fluviispira vulneris, a single genomic window includes:
- a CDS encoding toprim domain-containing protein, with protein sequence MRLRKQSIQNIIDTVNLPDHLKRYLEVKRSGSHSVAKCPFHQDTSPSLCIYTDNYHCFACKAHGNLIDYEMHRTGASFREAVQSLAEMYQLPLEYESPSDQDPKSHLSAAFFEKQNKNLMDMEAFFKENLLLLLKNAEKENSAFYLFLIDQRKFDYGYSGSAQACHDFFSKREFGNYKPFDLSERLVFPIYKDSGKITGFLFSKKIAIESIKTEEDCLQLFTDLEQYTPYPKSFLPVMNWQNARSHAAKAKQLFVVTNLVDFLFLAQRNIANTVVCIGEKLDLNLTKIFAKRVPVVTLVLEDSKACNSFLWKTFVDNIHLEDITLQILKFPKTAGGLRNFLTNYDDNGLQKWLSQIKFVINEVTEKVIYAEHVSESQKIEEFKKFIIPVLNKIEDFERKNRILDNLSRIYFGSAKEILFQAQSRNKYDLNFKKENKEINYLKKEEKSKDQLSIKSVEKVDVIPENNLNKIASEKDFLHKTILFYHKILMSEKGKEAQVYLLERGISHEQIIAWNLGFCPGSNDLSRKVENNIIVSETPLKLGLIKPRMSQGKYFDLFHDRIIIPIYGTDGTPVALAGRLFFKNQALQAKEMPKYINSPESDLFAKSKILFHFYGALKSIVSYGYVIVVEGYMDCISLVNAGVTNTVAVMGTALTQAHMEILTKVTKRIVLCFDSDQAGQNAAKRSFSVAFPYSGVDLEYMLLPVGKDPDEFIHKFGVERFFKLTEQRIPLLHKICEWLLVESNSQPERFLSLVKEQVLALVALHPDQSTQNEVLSFLCERYFSNMTVSSLRNEMGKKSFSVNRPLAVKESPILQEKTLEDWPVLNTHEVKFLFTLVHSKFAELPDRLRNVAQGLSSGEESDEMYCALALNHQMSAQSFAVFLEFIAIMIENPYVSLLDLEGLNSWEFSSHAKLLIAYVTSEAHVLLQFHKEELLKEGLPGNVSMISLKNIWDLKNSGFLRFQLRNVKLSAQRGGLSSFVAETLLHLELDYIDNALRAFSSFHFDNEIDKQFQDLVKERMRRRTKFSNFESFSLQ encoded by the coding sequence TTGAGGCTTCGCAAGCAATCTATTCAGAATATTATTGATACCGTTAACTTACCAGATCACCTCAAACGCTACTTAGAAGTTAAGCGTTCGGGCAGTCATTCTGTTGCCAAATGTCCATTTCACCAAGATACATCCCCAAGTTTATGCATTTATACAGATAACTATCATTGTTTTGCTTGCAAAGCGCACGGCAACTTAATTGATTATGAAATGCATAGGACAGGTGCTTCTTTTCGTGAGGCTGTGCAAAGTTTAGCTGAAATGTATCAACTTCCCTTAGAGTATGAAAGCCCAAGCGATCAAGATCCTAAGAGTCATTTGAGTGCTGCTTTTTTTGAGAAGCAGAATAAAAACCTTATGGATATGGAAGCTTTTTTTAAAGAAAATCTTTTATTACTGCTTAAAAATGCAGAAAAAGAAAACAGTGCATTCTATTTGTTTTTAATAGACCAACGAAAATTTGATTATGGCTATTCTGGATCAGCGCAGGCTTGTCATGATTTTTTTAGTAAAAGAGAGTTTGGCAATTATAAACCGTTTGATTTATCTGAACGTCTGGTATTTCCAATTTATAAAGACAGCGGAAAAATAACTGGCTTTCTTTTTTCAAAAAAAATTGCGATTGAATCCATTAAAACGGAAGAAGATTGTCTGCAGCTATTTACAGATTTAGAGCAATACACTCCCTATCCAAAATCTTTTTTACCAGTAATGAATTGGCAAAATGCACGTTCCCATGCAGCAAAAGCAAAGCAATTATTTGTTGTGACAAACCTAGTTGATTTTCTTTTTTTAGCGCAAAGAAATATTGCAAATACAGTGGTATGTATCGGTGAAAAATTGGATTTAAATTTAACGAAAATCTTTGCCAAAAGAGTGCCTGTAGTTACCTTGGTTCTCGAGGATTCCAAAGCTTGTAATTCATTTTTGTGGAAAACTTTTGTTGATAATATTCATCTAGAAGACATTACTTTACAGATATTAAAATTTCCAAAAACGGCAGGTGGATTGAGAAATTTCTTAACAAACTATGACGATAATGGATTGCAAAAATGGCTTTCCCAAATAAAATTTGTAATAAATGAAGTAACAGAAAAAGTAATTTATGCTGAGCATGTGTCTGAATCTCAAAAAATAGAAGAATTTAAGAAATTTATAATACCTGTTTTGAACAAAATAGAAGATTTTGAGCGAAAAAATAGAATTTTGGATAATTTGAGTCGCATTTATTTTGGTTCAGCTAAAGAAATTTTATTTCAAGCACAAAGCAGAAATAAGTATGACTTAAATTTCAAAAAAGAAAATAAAGAAATTAATTATTTAAAAAAAGAAGAAAAAAGTAAGGATCAATTGAGCATAAAATCAGTTGAAAAAGTGGATGTCATTCCTGAAAATAATTTAAATAAAATTGCGAGTGAAAAAGATTTTTTACATAAGACAATTCTTTTTTACCATAAAATTTTAATGTCCGAGAAAGGCAAAGAAGCGCAAGTTTATCTTTTAGAAAGAGGCATTTCCCATGAGCAAATCATTGCGTGGAATTTGGGTTTTTGCCCTGGAAGCAATGATCTATCTCGTAAAGTTGAAAATAATATTATTGTTTCTGAAACACCGTTAAAATTGGGTCTCATAAAACCGAGAATGAGTCAGGGAAAATATTTCGATCTTTTTCATGATCGAATTATAATTCCAATATATGGAACAGATGGAACTCCCGTGGCATTAGCTGGTCGACTTTTTTTTAAAAACCAAGCATTGCAAGCAAAAGAAATGCCAAAATATATTAATTCACCAGAATCTGATTTATTTGCAAAGTCAAAAATTTTATTTCATTTTTATGGTGCTTTAAAATCGATAGTCAGCTATGGGTATGTTATTGTTGTTGAAGGATATATGGATTGTATATCTTTGGTCAATGCGGGCGTCACTAACACAGTTGCTGTTATGGGTACAGCTTTGACTCAAGCGCATATGGAAATCTTAACTAAAGTGACAAAAAGAATCGTCCTATGTTTTGATAGTGATCAAGCGGGTCAAAATGCAGCGAAAAGATCTTTTTCAGTGGCTTTTCCTTACTCTGGCGTCGATTTAGAATATATGCTTCTTCCTGTTGGGAAAGATCCTGATGAATTCATCCATAAGTTTGGAGTCGAACGGTTTTTTAAATTAACAGAACAGCGTATACCTTTGTTACATAAAATTTGTGAATGGTTGTTAGTTGAATCAAATTCTCAACCAGAGCGATTTTTAAGTTTAGTGAAAGAACAAGTTCTTGCTTTAGTTGCTTTGCATCCAGATCAATCTACTCAAAATGAAGTTTTGAGTTTTTTGTGCGAAAGATATTTTTCAAATATGACCGTTTCAAGTTTGCGCAACGAAATGGGGAAAAAGTCTTTTTCTGTAAATCGACCTTTGGCAGTAAAAGAAAGCCCGATTTTGCAGGAAAAAACCCTTGAAGACTGGCCAGTTTTGAACACTCATGAGGTTAAATTTCTCTTTACCCTAGTGCATTCAAAGTTTGCAGAGCTGCCTGACCGACTCAGAAATGTGGCTCAAGGACTTTCCAGTGGTGAAGAGAGTGATGAAATGTATTGTGCTTTAGCTCTTAATCATCAAATGTCTGCGCAAAGTTTTGCGGTTTTTCTTGAATTCATTGCCATAATGATTGAAAATCCCTATGTTAGTTTGCTAGATTTAGAAGGCTTGAATTCTTGGGAATTTTCTTCTCATGCAAAGCTCCTTATTGCTTATGTGACTTCGGAAGCACATGTATTATTACAATTTCATAAGGAGGAATTGTTGAAGGAAGGCTTGCCTGGCAATGTGTCCATGATATCATTAAAAAATATTTGGGATCTAAAAAACTCTGGGTTTTTAAGGTTTCAGCTGCGAAACGTAAAATTGTCAGCGCAACGTGGTGGATTGAGTTCATTTGTTGCAGAGACTTTACTCCACCTTGAACTCGATTATATTGATAATGCTCTGCGGGCATTTTCGAGTTTTCATTTTGATAACGAGATAGATAAGCAATTTCAAGATCTTGTCAAGGAGAGAATGCGACGACGTACAAAATTTAGCAATTTCGAATCTTTTAGTTTGCAATGA
- the rpsU gene encoding 30S ribosomal protein S21 yields MPVVKIKEGETFESAMRRFKKQCEKAGILSEIRKREHYEKPSVKIKRKRMAARKRALKKQKKLMA; encoded by the coding sequence ATGCCAGTTGTAAAGATTAAAGAAGGTGAAACCTTTGAAAGCGCGATGCGTCGTTTTAAGAAGCAATGCGAAAAAGCAGGTATTCTCTCTGAAATTCGCAAACGTGAGCACTATGAAAAACCCTCTGTTAAAATCAAGAGAAAACGTATGGCTGCTCGTAAGCGCGCTCTAAAAAAACAAAAGAAACTCATGGCTTAA
- a CDS encoding ABC transporter ATP-binding protein: protein MKNFSKIKSAIYFSIKLLLENKSSYLYFYFALLLVEAFLGKCVFIFQYDRMGIAGGELTKYATSVFIIPLIVIYFAITILNPLIMQLTELCFQRMQVFIKARLALAILTMPYDSFSQHDKGYYTSVYTKDSYLVAQFNTKKLLPNFSLLIRFILSCVLIAFLDLRTIFIEILALAVILSFRKINQVRLEATLPGLYSAFDKLTAFYHQIIDNASSIRMNRFVNMYQLKYNGASENLKKQNDYIYTTHGKISIFTAIVSFVTILVILMLNYYYPKGTLSFVKLFLLFLLSRELFISADRMIEFFFELEKSATSIERIKRMLEAGEKPMTFLSSYSHNIANTNSVASTSTLLELNNIWFRFPFATEGEKRWLFSELNLSFESGKIYGISGESGGGKSTLLHLIGGLYAPTQGSIVIKNSVQGIADAQIAHIGQRPFLLKGSIRENLCCDSIDSSAEELNKTLSEVGLLSSLKYFARGFETDLDEYLGGLSGGQIQRLEVARAMLRKASIYLFDEPTSGLDSESKEKILQVIERLRQENSIVIVASHDQSLLKLANVRLHVEQNKIYFSPQNPPINPCHS, encoded by the coding sequence ATGAAAAACTTCTCGAAAATAAAGAGCGCAATATATTTTTCTATCAAATTGTTATTAGAAAATAAGAGTTCATATCTTTATTTTTATTTTGCACTTTTATTGGTGGAGGCTTTTCTTGGGAAGTGTGTTTTTATTTTTCAATATGATCGCATGGGGATAGCTGGCGGCGAGCTGACAAAGTACGCGACGAGCGTATTTATTATTCCTCTTATCGTTATTTATTTTGCCATTACGATATTAAATCCATTGATTATGCAATTAACCGAATTGTGTTTTCAAAGAATGCAGGTTTTTATAAAGGCAAGGCTGGCTTTAGCTATTTTGACAATGCCATATGATTCCTTTTCGCAACATGACAAAGGATATTATACATCAGTCTATACAAAAGACTCATACTTGGTTGCGCAGTTTAATACCAAAAAGTTATTGCCGAACTTCAGTTTGCTCATCCGCTTTATTCTTTCCTGCGTATTAATTGCTTTCTTGGATTTGCGAACGATATTTATAGAAATTCTTGCACTAGCCGTTATTCTTAGTTTTCGCAAAATCAATCAGGTCAGACTCGAAGCGACTCTTCCGGGATTGTATAGCGCATTTGATAAATTAACCGCTTTTTATCATCAGATCATAGACAATGCCTCTTCTATTCGCATGAATCGTTTTGTCAATATGTATCAATTAAAATACAATGGTGCATCGGAGAACTTAAAGAAACAGAATGATTATATATATACAACTCATGGAAAAATATCTATATTTACTGCCATTGTGAGTTTTGTAACGATATTAGTTATATTAATGCTGAATTATTATTACCCAAAAGGTACTCTATCCTTTGTTAAGCTATTTTTGTTATTTTTATTATCACGAGAGTTATTTATTTCTGCGGATCGCATGATAGAGTTTTTCTTTGAGCTGGAAAAATCTGCGACTTCAATCGAGCGCATAAAGAGAATGCTCGAGGCAGGGGAAAAGCCTATGACTTTTCTGAGTTCCTATTCTCATAATATAGCAAATACAAATTCCGTAGCTTCAACAAGTACATTGTTAGAATTAAATAATATTTGGTTTCGTTTTCCATTTGCTACCGAAGGGGAAAAGCGCTGGTTATTTTCTGAGCTGAATTTATCTTTTGAATCGGGGAAAATTTATGGAATTTCCGGGGAATCTGGGGGTGGAAAGTCAACTCTACTCCATCTTATTGGTGGGCTTTATGCTCCCACACAAGGCTCCATAGTAATAAAGAATTCAGTTCAGGGAATTGCAGATGCTCAAATAGCGCATATTGGCCAGAGACCTTTTTTATTAAAGGGGAGTATTCGGGAAAACCTCTGTTGTGATTCCATTGATAGCAGTGCAGAAGAGCTCAATAAAACCCTCTCAGAGGTGGGCTTGCTGTCTTCCCTCAAGTATTTTGCCCGAGGGTTTGAAACCGATCTTGACGAATATTTGGGAGGACTGTCTGGCGGACAGATACAAAGACTTGAGGTAGCACGTGCTATGCTGCGAAAAGCGTCAATCTATCTCTTCGATGAGCCTACAAGTGGTCTTGATAGCGAAAGCAAAGAAAAAATTCTGCAGGTGATTGAGCGGCTGAGACAGGAAAACAGCATAGTTATTGTTGCTTCACATGATCAATCGCTGCTGAAATTGGCCAATGTACGTTTGCACGTTGAACAGAACAAAATATACTTTTCTCCGCAAAATCCTCCAATCAACCCTTGTCATTCTTGA
- a CDS encoding VWA domain-containing protein gives MIKTGDLNMRNYVVVIDRSGSMSEPVSKKNPTTRWNYAKESVIALARKCAEYDADGIDIYTFNRSFQRFPNTTADKVVEIFNQVTPNGGTDFVPVLTDVINNHFNHSDKPTSVIVVTDGEPTDGVQGQRSLANLILETSKKIESDNEFGISFIQIGDDKYARDFLKKLDDDMVSIGAKFDICDTKTCDEIENMSLDQVLLDIVND, from the coding sequence ATGATAAAAACAGGAGATTTAAATATGAGAAATTATGTCGTAGTCATAGATAGATCAGGATCCATGTCCGAACCCGTGAGCAAAAAAAATCCAACCACACGCTGGAATTATGCCAAAGAATCCGTGATTGCCCTAGCAAGAAAATGCGCAGAATATGATGCGGATGGAATTGATATTTATACGTTTAATAGAAGCTTCCAACGTTTCCCAAACACCACAGCCGATAAAGTTGTCGAAATATTCAATCAAGTCACACCCAATGGTGGAACAGATTTTGTTCCCGTTCTCACCGATGTTATTAACAATCATTTCAATCACTCAGACAAACCTACTTCAGTAATCGTTGTCACAGATGGGGAGCCAACAGATGGCGTGCAAGGGCAACGCAGTTTGGCTAATTTAATTCTCGAAACAAGCAAAAAAATAGAAAGTGACAATGAATTCGGAATTTCGTTTATCCAAATCGGAGATGACAAATACGCACGGGATTTCTTAAAAAAACTTGATGATGATATGGTCTCAATTGGCGCGAAGTTTGATATTTGCGATACAAAAACCTGTGATGAAATAGAAAATATGTCACTCGATCAGGTTTTACTCGATATTGTGAACGACTAA
- a CDS encoding helix-turn-helix domain-containing protein, translating into MTKMNFSKNDYDKFQTLDELEKEIFSEDEIRDIHTRALKRAKARNEMTEAVSKALIQYMASHHIGFNQFKKQLHMSSATLAKILKGNSNLTLDTIAEISEATGLKISLHIG; encoded by the coding sequence ATGACTAAAATGAATTTTAGCAAAAATGATTATGACAAATTTCAAACTTTAGATGAGCTTGAAAAAGAAATATTTTCTGAAGATGAAATAAGAGATATTCATACACGTGCTTTAAAAAGAGCAAAAGCTCGAAATGAAATGACCGAAGCTGTTTCAAAAGCGCTTATCCAATATATGGCGAGCCATCATATTGGATTTAATCAATTCAAAAAACAACTGCATATGAGCTCCGCAACTCTTGCAAAAATTCTTAAAGGCAATTCAAATCTCACGTTGGACACCATAGCTGAGATCAGCGAAGCCACAGGTCTTAAAATAAGCCTGCATATTGGCTAG
- a CDS encoding chemotaxis protein CheA, whose product MSNNKDISLFIGSYLEEAQDNLELWEKTCIEMEKHPSQELFANLFRLAHNLKGSARSVGLESFATFIHKIEDIISLLRDGQREFNVELISLFFKCHSLLENWCEELNNDLNYIPENISDFEVYLHQFNNLPSNQKSEEISFGVFQENLPPENAENKSENIGFGVFQENLPPEKDERKKIEEQKSKTNTINKIDTIRVPINKIETIMNHISELCSNHAIIFHCKNNNKYSSNSFNNAVNICKKIIKELQSNVFSLRLVPLTSIFQRLERTAVSLAIQQNKKIVIIMEGSHIEIDKIIIEKIMDPLVHVIRNAVDHAIEPEEERVKKSKPVVATIKISATQNTSHVIITITDDGKGINAKKVFEKAVQKNMVAENAKLSEQEIYQFLFSPGFSTAEKITEVSGRGVGLDVVKQVLQEIGGHVNIQSQIDEGSKFEFHLPANLSIIETLIIKTDNLNYVIPISEIEEVLDLSKFKIDTVTNSERMIFVRDIPVIIKNLGSYLLNHNKNESKTIAMNNSAILVEFNKQFYAFEIDHIIGIECIVFKKKSEKFNDFKFFTGSAVLPSGEPAFILSLKELISQLVLPNVNINHIEIMENNFE is encoded by the coding sequence ATGAGTAATAACAAAGATATAAGCTTATTTATAGGATCCTATTTAGAAGAAGCTCAGGACAATCTTGAGCTTTGGGAAAAAACTTGTATCGAGATGGAAAAACATCCTTCACAAGAATTATTTGCAAACTTATTTCGCCTAGCGCACAACTTAAAAGGCTCTGCCCGTTCCGTTGGCTTAGAGTCCTTTGCTACATTTATCCATAAAATAGAAGATATTATATCACTCCTCCGCGATGGACAAAGAGAGTTCAACGTGGAATTAATAAGTTTATTTTTCAAATGCCATTCACTTTTAGAAAATTGGTGCGAAGAATTAAATAACGACTTAAACTACATACCAGAAAATATATCCGATTTTGAAGTCTACCTTCATCAATTTAATAACTTGCCCAGCAATCAAAAATCTGAAGAAATAAGTTTTGGTGTCTTTCAAGAAAACCTCCCCCCTGAAAATGCGGAAAATAAGTCTGAAAATATAGGATTTGGTGTCTTTCAAGAAAACCTCCCCCCTGAAAAAGATGAGAGAAAGAAAATAGAAGAGCAAAAGTCTAAAACAAATACAATCAATAAAATAGATACAATCAGAGTCCCCATCAACAAAATTGAAACAATTATGAATCATATCAGTGAACTTTGCTCCAATCATGCCATTATTTTTCACTGCAAAAATAATAATAAATATAGTTCAAATTCTTTTAACAATGCAGTCAATATCTGTAAAAAAATAATTAAAGAATTGCAGTCAAATGTTTTTTCTCTTCGACTGGTACCACTCACTTCTATCTTTCAACGTCTTGAAAGAACAGCTGTCTCTCTTGCAATTCAGCAGAATAAAAAAATTGTAATCATAATGGAAGGTTCCCATATTGAAATTGATAAAATAATTATTGAAAAAATAATGGATCCATTGGTACATGTCATTCGAAATGCAGTTGATCATGCCATAGAGCCAGAAGAAGAAAGAGTAAAAAAATCTAAACCTGTGGTCGCAACCATAAAAATTTCAGCCACGCAAAACACAAGCCATGTGATCATAACAATTACTGACGATGGTAAAGGAATCAACGCAAAAAAAGTTTTTGAAAAAGCTGTGCAGAAAAACATGGTAGCAGAAAACGCAAAACTCAGTGAACAGGAAATCTACCAATTCCTTTTCTCTCCAGGTTTTTCCACGGCAGAAAAAATTACAGAAGTTTCTGGTCGAGGTGTCGGTTTAGATGTCGTTAAACAAGTTTTACAAGAGATTGGTGGCCATGTAAATATTCAAAGTCAAATTGATGAAGGCTCAAAATTTGAATTTCATTTACCAGCAAATCTTTCGATTATAGAAACACTTATTATTAAAACTGATAATTTAAATTATGTAATTCCCATATCTGAAATTGAAGAAGTTCTTGATTTATCTAAATTTAAAATTGATACAGTCACAAATAGTGAAAGAATGATTTTTGTAAGAGATATACCTGTCATAATTAAAAATCTAGGCAGTTATTTATTGAATCATAATAAAAATGAATCAAAAACAATTGCAATGAATAATTCAGCAATTTTAGTTGAATTTAATAAACAGTTTTATGCTTTTGAAATCGATCATATTATTGGCATTGAATGCATTGTCTTTAAAAAGAAAAGTGAAAAGTTTAATGATTTTAAATTTTTCACAGGATCAGCTGTTTTACCGAGCGGTGAACCCGCTTTTATTTTAAGTTTAAAAGAACTCATTTCTCAATTGGTTCTTCCTAATGTAAACATTAATCATATTGAAATAATGGAGAATAATTTTGAATAA
- a CDS encoding chemotaxis protein CheW, with the protein MNNDENNQNLFLVFHLNNEIYGTNLMQVREVIERQTPKPVPNTIQSYIGVINVRGEIVGAIDLRLRFGYPSLDSPEKNSAMIILNLPSGTLAVITDQLEGVFRLNFLEHGQKPKIESTIPNDYILGMCEFKNKIITIIDLHSILNAQEITNLKQVNNESRETK; encoded by the coding sequence TTGAATAACGATGAAAACAATCAAAATTTATTTTTAGTTTTTCATTTGAATAATGAAATATATGGCACAAATTTAATGCAAGTGCGAGAAGTTATAGAAAGACAAACTCCCAAACCTGTGCCGAATACGATTCAATCATACATTGGTGTTATTAATGTCAGAGGAGAGATTGTCGGTGCAATTGATTTACGTCTACGCTTTGGCTACCCAAGTTTAGATTCCCCTGAGAAAAATTCAGCAATGATTATCCTAAATTTACCAAGCGGAACTTTAGCAGTTATCACAGATCAATTGGAAGGAGTCTTTCGCCTTAATTTTTTAGAACATGGACAAAAACCTAAAATAGAATCCACAATCCCAAATGATTATATATTAGGAATGTGTGAATTTAAAAATAAAATTATAACAATAATAGATCTTCATTCAATTTTAAATGCTCAAGAAATTACAAATTTGAAACAAGTAAATAATGAAAGTAGGGAAACAAAATGA
- a CDS encoding methyl-accepting chemotaxis protein, producing MESESLNLGNAIAAQFYERYGDVQAFAINPVFAENDKKKMQEALNQYSTLYGIYDIILYVDMNGNFIASNSLSPKGKEINNQLLKNENYAKEKWFQNVLMKKFTEDSEKTFQGTYFEGPSEDPIVSKVFGDHAYTTSFSAPVYNKSKKMIGIITNRANFSYLEDELKLVHKKLTKQGYPQADISLIDANGFIISEYDPSFNSSTEFKRDFNILNKYNFFERNPVQKDIFSKKTIGISYANSPRKNYDYIGGYALIDSPKWIPSIGWTVLIHSNVDSFFSQIHRLKYNFIMTILALGLLSILIGFFIINTISNKFINISEHLKISAAKTFSTANNIAISSETVANATNDQTDAMQQSVSAMSEISSMITQTVEHVKDCSIFASTVQDKTDKGNLIMDKLTNSMESIQNANTDLQNMPNIITEVANKTSIINEIVFKTQLLSINASIEAARAGQQGKGFSVVAEEVGNLALTSGSAAKEIQILLQDSHNQVSRIIDITSKKIVDAQSVSLEAAKEFVTISQEIQSINERLKGITQATKEQQIGVQQVVKAMSKMDQATKQNNTSAYEAKQLAKELKNEGMIVEKIMKAIQVLILGNIKFTSKKAKETQLIDNLSESWEEERPHENKEVENIANSNAEVNKLIASIEKSAAKPHNEEYEKCELNADHISFKENKKL from the coding sequence TTGGAATCAGAATCACTCAACTTAGGGAATGCAATCGCAGCTCAATTTTATGAACGCTATGGAGATGTCCAAGCTTTTGCTATCAATCCTGTTTTTGCTGAAAATGACAAGAAAAAAATGCAAGAAGCATTAAATCAATATTCGACTCTATATGGAATTTATGACATAATTTTATATGTCGATATGAATGGTAATTTTATAGCTTCAAATTCATTATCACCCAAAGGCAAAGAAATTAACAATCAATTATTAAAAAATGAAAACTACGCCAAAGAAAAATGGTTTCAAAATGTATTAATGAAGAAGTTCACCGAAGATTCTGAAAAAACATTTCAAGGCACATATTTTGAAGGACCAAGCGAAGATCCAATTGTATCTAAAGTTTTTGGCGATCATGCGTACACAACATCGTTTAGCGCTCCAGTTTATAATAAGTCTAAAAAAATGATTGGTATAATTACCAATCGAGCAAATTTTTCTTATTTGGAAGATGAATTAAAGCTTGTTCATAAGAAACTAACGAAGCAAGGTTACCCCCAAGCAGACATTTCTTTAATTGATGCAAATGGATTTATCATCTCTGAATATGATCCATCTTTCAATAGTTCTACTGAATTTAAAAGAGATTTCAATATTCTTAATAAATATAATTTTTTTGAACGCAATCCTGTGCAAAAAGACATTTTTAGCAAAAAAACCATTGGCATATCATATGCAAATAGTCCAAGGAAAAATTATGATTATATAGGTGGATATGCACTTATTGATTCCCCCAAATGGATACCTTCTATTGGCTGGACAGTGCTCATTCACTCGAATGTTGATTCCTTTTTCAGTCAAATTCATAGATTAAAATATAACTTTATTATGACTATACTTGCCCTTGGTTTATTATCAATTTTAATTGGCTTCTTCATTATCAATACAATCAGTAATAAATTTATAAATATCAGCGAACATCTCAAAATATCAGCCGCCAAAACTTTTTCAACCGCTAATAACATCGCAATATCTTCAGAAACAGTGGCAAATGCTACAAATGATCAAACCGATGCCATGCAACAAAGCGTCAGTGCAATGAGTGAAATATCAAGTATGATCACTCAGACAGTTGAGCATGTTAAAGACTGCAGTATTTTTGCCTCTACTGTGCAAGATAAAACAGACAAAGGCAATTTAATAATGGATAAGTTAACAAACTCAATGGAATCAATTCAAAATGCAAACACAGATCTACAAAATATGCCTAATATAATAACCGAGGTTGCAAATAAAACTTCAATCATTAATGAAATAGTTTTTAAAACTCAACTTTTGTCTATCAATGCTTCAATCGAAGCAGCGCGCGCAGGTCAACAAGGAAAAGGCTTTTCTGTTGTGGCAGAAGAAGTAGGTAATTTAGCATTAACAAGTGGCAGTGCTGCGAAAGAAATTCAAATTCTGTTACAAGATAGCCACAATCAAGTTTCTAGAATAATAGATATCACATCGAAAAAAATTGTTGATGCCCAATCGGTTTCGCTCGAAGCAGCAAAAGAATTCGTCACGATTTCACAAGAAATTCAAAGTATAAATGAGCGTCTAAAAGGTATTACTCAAGCAACAAAAGAGCAACAAATTGGTGTTCAACAAGTTGTAAAAGCTATGTCAAAAATGGATCAAGCAACAAAACAAAATAACACCTCAGCATACGAAGCTAAACAGCTTGCAAAAGAGTTAAAAAATGAAGGAATGATTGTTGAAAAAATTATGAAAGCGATACAGGTCCTAATTCTTGGCAATATCAAATTCACTTCTAAAAAAGCAAAAGAAACTCAATTAATAGATAATCTTTCTGAGTCTTGGGAAGAAGAGAGACCGCACGAAAATAAAGAAGTAGAAAACATAGCAAATTCAAATGCTGAAGTTAATAAATTAATAGCAAGTATTGAGAAAAGTGCAGCAAAGCCTCATAATGAAGAATACGAAAAATGTGAATTAAACGCAGATCATATTTCATTTAAAGAAAATAAAAAATTATGA